A stretch of the Elephas maximus indicus isolate mEleMax1 chromosome 3, mEleMax1 primary haplotype, whole genome shotgun sequence genome encodes the following:
- the CDCA8 gene encoding borealin codes for MAPARKGSSRSTKTNSLRSRKLASFLKDFDREVQIRYKQIQSDRQNLLKEMDNLYNIEILRLPKALREMNWLDYFALGGNKQALEEAATADLDITEINKLTAEAIQTPLKSAKTRKAIQVDEMIAEEEEENKNKNLQTTRVKRCPPSKKRAQSIQGKGRSKRSSRCNTITPAMNRLELSMIKPTPGVTPRFDSRVFKTPGLRTPAARERIYSVSANGSPLADSKEIFLTVPVGGGESMRLLASDLRRIDITQLDPEALGSIKKLSSRLAQICSSIQSHK; via the exons ATGGCTCCGGCTAGGAAGGGCAGCAGTCGGTCGACTAAGACCAATTCGTTGCGGAGCCGGAAGCTCGCCTCCTTTCTCAAGGACTTCGACCGTGAAG TGCAAATCCGATACAAGCAAATTCAGTCAGACAGGCAGAAcctcctcaaggagatggataaCCTGTACAACATCGAGATCCTGCGGCTCCCCAAGGCACTGCGCGAGATGAACTGGCTCGACTACTTCG CCCTTGGAGGAAACAAGCAGGCCCTGGAAGAGGCAGCAACA GCTGACCTTGATATCACAGAAATAAACAAACTAACAGCAGAAGCTATTCAGACACCCCTGAAATCTGCCAAAA CACGAAAAGCAATACAAGTGGATGAAATGATagcagaagaagaagaagaaaataaaaacaagaatttaCAAACTACAAGA GTTAAAAGGTGTCCTCCATCCAAGAAGAGAGCCCAGTCCATACAAGGAAAAGGCAGAAGCAAAAG GTCAAGCCGTTGTAACACTATTACCCCAGCTATGAACCGACTGGAGTTGTCTATGATAAAACCAACCCCAGGCGTGACACCCAGGTTTGATTCAAG AGTCTTCAAGACCCCAGGCCTGCGCACTCCAGCAGCCAGAGAGCGGATTTACAGTGTCTCAGCGAATGGCAGCCCCCTTGCCGACAGCAAAGAGATTTTCCTCACAGTGCCAGTGGGAGGCGGAGAG AGCATGCGATTATTGGCCAGTGACCTGCGGAGGATCGATATCACACAACTGGATCCAGAGGCCTTGGGAAGCATTAAGAAGCTCTCT AGCCGTCTTGCCCAAATCTGCAGCAGCATACAGTCCCACAAATGA